In one Nicotiana sylvestris chromosome 8, ASM39365v2, whole genome shotgun sequence genomic region, the following are encoded:
- the LOC138875057 gene encoding uncharacterized protein, producing MKEYEDIFALSCEDMTGLSTSIVDHKLPTNYMFPPVKQKDRNFKRDMSLKIKEEVTKKIKANVLRKLRHYFYAYTMYLISRIDPLKYIFQKPMPTGKLAKRKILLREDITKAYNGWRIFVDGAANFKGVGIVAVLVSETGQRYLVSAKLRFPCTNNMAEYEACILGLNMAIDMNIQELLVIGDSNFLVHQVQGEWSTKNSKILSYLHHVQELIKRFTKIVFRHVPRIQNAIADALATLSSMIQHSDKNFIDLILVRIHNHPAY from the exons ATGAAggagtatgaggatatctttgcattgtcatgtgaagacatgaccggtttgagcacgtccatagtggatcacaagttgcctaccaattaCATGTTTCCGCCGGTGAAGCAGAAAGACAGAAACTTCAAAcgagatatgagcctgaaaatcaaggaggaagttactaagaaaATCAAAGCCAatgtcctcagg aaattgagaCATTACTTCTACGCCTACACCATGTACCTTATATCCAGGATAGACcccctgaagtacatatttcagaaacccatgccgactgggaagttagccaagcggaagatactgttaa gagaggacattaccaaAGCTTACAACGGGTGGAGGATATTcgttgatggagctgcaaatttcaaaggagtgggaaTTGTAGCTGTCTTGGTATCAGAAACTGGCCAGCGTTATCTGGtttctgctaaactcagatttccctgcaccaacaacatggcagagtatgaagcctgcatactaggactcaacatggcaatcgacatgaatattcaggagctgctggtTATCGGTGATTCAAATTtccttgtgcaccaggtacaaggagagtggtccaccaagaattccaagatattgtcatatctgcaccatgtacaggaattgataaaaaggttcacaaagatagtgTTTCGGCATGTGCCGAGAATTCAGAATGCAATTGCCGatgcattagccactttgtcatccatgatacagcattcagataagaatttcattgacctCATcctagtgagaattcataatcatcCGGCATATTga